In the Perca flavescens isolate YP-PL-M2 chromosome 10, PFLA_1.0, whole genome shotgun sequence genome, TGGTTGGTCATTTGCGCAGCTCTTCTTTGTGCCACAAAGTGGTTATCTGTCGTCATTATACTCATGGAGTCATATCTTACCGTAACCATCATATGAATCTCTGTAGGAGCCACCACTTGAACGGTCCATATAGCTTCTGGGTTCCCGGCCTCCCCCATAACCATCGCGGTCACTGCATAATTGGAACATTGTTATTTAAAGGACCAGGTGAGATCTGATCTCAATGTTTAACCTTTTGTATGAACCCATACTCATACCTGCATCCTCTTGACATTGAGCCATAGTCATCTCTGGAACTGGAACTGGAGTATTCTCTGTATGAATAATCTCTTTGAGGAGGTCCATAGTCCCTTGAATCTCTGGAATTATAATCCCGACTGGAGTAGCTGTGAAAAATAGCACAAAACGGGAAAGCTGTAACCGTGATTTGTTAAATTCTATATAGTTTGTGCCAAAGATCTATACAGTTAGGTTTTATTAcaggaaagttaaaaaaaaaaaaaaaaaaaagaactctgATTCAGCTGCCCATGATTTTTCCAATAAAGTAAGACAAGGGTAACAGATTAACATTTAATAAGCAAACATGTAGTAATCTGGATTACATAATATTTTAATCCAGATTCAAATGTTCTTTACAActctcattttcatttaaattaaacCTTTTGCCACAGTTGGCGTATAACAAAAACACTGTAGAGGTGTCAGAAGCAATACTTttatttcagctcaacaaaatCTGGAGAAATTGGGTAATAGTGCCACACAAATGTATAATGTAACTATATATGAAGTGCCTCACCTATCTTTGGAGTTGTAATGGTCATCTCTTGGTGATGGATAATCATCCCTCCTGGACATGGAGTCTCTGCGAGGAGGGGGTGGACCATAGGGATCCCTGTCCCTTGACATGGGGGCTGGAAcacaaagtaatgacaaactggCTCATAAATCACTAAATAACCCTGAGATGCATGCAGCCCATCTGGGTACTTGCAGTTAGATGAGAAGTGAATATTGGAGGCTATCTGTTTAAGTCTACACAGCCAGCACACTTACCTCTACTCATGGGACCAGATGGGGCAGACCTCTTGGGTGGGGGACCTCCGTTACGAACTGGGGGTCCTCTCTTCATGGGAGGGGGACCTCTGGATGACATCCCTTTAAAGAAGGGTTCTACATTCCCTGAATTATCATAGTAGTCTTTTCACAGACAAGAAATGCAAATATTAAACACACTAAGCTCCAAAGACAATTTTCAAAAACTACATTCAATGAGAATATTTTACTATAGCACACATTGTATTATTTTACCAACTCAaatgattaaataaattaaGAATTTACCTCTGGATGATGGGCCTCTCATACCACCAGGGCCTCCCCTGGAACCACGGGGGCCCCTGGGTGGACCACGACTGCGGGAGTGCATAGGTGGAGGTCCTCGCCTGCCAGCACTCTCAAACTGAGGCTTTGTTGCTTGCTCCACTTTGATAGGCTTACCATCAAGCGACTGTTGTAGAAGAATTACAATTACAACTTCAAGcacatttttaaagattatggCTGATTTAAGATTGTACTTACCTTTCCATTCATCTCGCGTGCTGCATCCTTTGCATCAGCCGGACTTTCAAAAGTAACAAAAGCGAAGCCTCttgatttgtttgtttcacGGTCTTTCATCAGAAGAACTGAAATGTGAAAATACAGAGTGAGAGGAGAGTTAGTGCTTAGTGATGAAGCTGATTACATTATTCTCTGACAGAGTCACAACAATGATCTTGCAACAGTTTAAGGATGGCAAAAGCATGCTCTTATTACTACCCCCATTTTACAGTTTACGGTTGAAAGattttttcctcatttcctgCTGTAAGACGAAAGTGAATTTAACAGTAAACAAGTCTTTAGCTCAGAATAGGCTTCATGTTAAGTAAACAAAATGGGGACAAgcgtaaaataaaaacaaaatagcttGTGCTTGattattaaaaatgaatacCAAATTCACAGATTCATAACAACCAATTCGAACATGAGCATTATCTCAACACCCCCATTTGAGGTGTTAACAATTAACGTACAGTCAGGTAACGTTTAAGGCACACACATCTGGTAACGTTATGCATGCGAATCAGCAAAAACTGGTCAATTTTAAGGATAACTGAAACAGCATTGCATTAACGTTAAACACGTTTACTAGGGTTGACCACGGTACGAATTGAGAATAAAATAGCCAAAAGTAGTTCCGCTCACACCTTCGACAATCCTGCCAT is a window encoding:
- the rbmx gene encoding RNA-binding motif protein, X chromosome isoform X1, translated to MAEADRPGKLFIGGLNTETTEKALEQYFSKYGRIVEVLLMKDRETNKSRGFAFVTFESPADAKDAAREMNGKSLDGKPIKVEQATKPQFESAGRRGPPPMHSRSRGPPRGPRGSRGGPGGMRGPSSRDYYDNSGNVEPFFKGMSSRGPPPMKRGPPVRNGGPPPKRSAPSGPMSRAPMSRDRDPYGPPPPRRDSMSRRDDYPSPRDDHYNSKDSYSSRDYNSRDSRDYGPPQRDYSYREYSSSSSRDDYGSMSRGCSDRDGYGGGREPRSYMDRSSGGSYRDSYDGYGNSRSAPPSRGPPPAYGGSSGSSRYDDYGSSSRDGYGSRDSYPSSRSDPYPPSRGERMGRQERGPAPPVERGYPPRDSYSSSSRGGPRGGRGGNRPDRGMARSRY
- the rbmx gene encoding RNA-binding motif protein, X chromosome isoform X2, which translates into the protein MAEADRPGKLFIGGLNTETTEKALEQYFSKYGRIVEVLLMKDRETNKSRGFAFVTFESPADAKDAAREMNGKSLDGKPIKVEQATKPQFESAGRRGPPPMHSRSRGPPRGPRGSRGGPGGMRGPSSREPFFKGMSSRGPPPMKRGPPVRNGGPPPKRSAPSGPMSRAPMSRDRDPYGPPPPRRDSMSRRDDYPSPRDDHYNSKDSYSSRDYNSRDSRDYGPPQRDYSYREYSSSSSRDDYGSMSRGCSDRDGYGGGREPRSYMDRSSGGSYRDSYDGYGNSRSAPPSRGPPPAYGGSSGSSRYDDYGSSSRDGYGSRDSYPSSRSDPYPPSRGERMGRQERGPAPPVERGYPPRDSYSSSSRGGPRGGRGGNRPDRGMARSRY